In Amia ocellicauda isolate fAmiCal2 chromosome 16, fAmiCal2.hap1, whole genome shotgun sequence, the following proteins share a genomic window:
- the nmi gene encoding N-myc-interactor isoform X1: MGSNEDTASPLLNGNSLQSETLSPEEQQELKAALEELEEWKLKHEKADTEKSRLILEKLDTEENKKRAEREALDLLKQQDLNTHAFNNKKKTMEEGLLDIQKKNDALKQKLKDYEEQLQLKKNEQASLQQQHKIIAEIPEKKVKFTKTRNSEDSEDSEDSVNIEGQFTIIQRPSITLKGGQALITFEEEKVAQRILKIPKCTVTFDNAKMDVKPFNVMMDPSVKFEVHFSVSKKTVKFSNAPPVLSDERMRDRLEMSFSKPSLGGGEVESVEYNKESGTGLVTFLNTGVAERLTLKKKYPVDTGHPCREIRVSPDFQYQMRKFQTFCGVSKRTVLLAGIEDALDEEDLQDNLEIHFQKPSNYGGEVESIRYISKTTGSAEAYFNEDTVEAE, encoded by the exons atgggTTCAAACGAAGATACGGCTTCTCCACTTTTAAATGGAAAC TCCCTTCAAAGTGAAACCTTGTCCCCTGAGGAGCAGCAGGAACTCAAAGCAGCTTTGGAAGAACTGGAAGAGTGGAAG CTAAAGCACGAAAAGGCAGACACTGAAAAGTCCAGGCTGATTTTGGAAAAATTGGATacagaagaaaataagaaaagagcCGAGAGGGAGGCATTGGATCTCCTCAAACAGCAGGATCTTAATACCCACGCgtttaataacaaaaaaaagacaatggAG GAAGGGCTTCTGGACATTCAGAAAAAGAATGATGCGCTGAAACAAAAACTGAAGGACTATGAAGAACAGCTACAACTGAAGAAAAATGAACAAGCATCTCTCCAGCAACAGCATAAG ATAATCGCAGAAATCCCAGAAAAGAAAGTGAAGTTCACCAAAACCAGAAACTCCGAAGACTCCGAAGACTCTGAAGACTCTGTCAACATTGAAGGCCAGTTCACCATTATACAGAGACCCTCGATCACTCTGAAGGGAGGCCAGGCACTCATCACCTTTGAGGAAGAGAAAG TGGCACAAAGAATCTTAAAAATACCCAAGTGCACAGTGACGTTTGACAACGCCAAGATGGACGTGAAGCCGTTCAATGTGATGATGGATCCCTCTGTCAAATTTGAG GTGCACTTCAGTGTGTCAAAGAAGACCGTTAAGTTTTCGAACGCTCCTCCCGTTTTATCAGATGAGAGGATGAGAGACAGGCTGGAGATGAGCTTCTCAAAGCCCAgtctgggaggtggggaggtgGAGTCTGTGGAATACAACAAGGAGTCCGGGACAGGCCTCGTGACGTTTCTTAACACTGGAG TGGCAGAAAGATTAACTCTCAAGAAAAAATACCCAGTGGATACAGGGCACCCATGCAGAGAGATCCGTGTCAGCCCGGACTTCCAGTATCAGATGAGAAAATTCCAG ACATTCTGTGGCGTGTCCAAACGCACGGTCCTGCTGGCAGGCATTGAAGATGCCCTTGATGAGGAGGACCTGCAGGACAATTTGGAGATCCATTTTCAGAAACCCAGCAACTACGGGGGGGAGGTGGAGAGCATCAGATACATTTCCAAAACCACCGGAAGTGCCGAGGCCTACTTTAATGAAGACACTGTTGAAGCGGAATAG
- the LOC136711710 gene encoding RNA-binding protein 43: protein MTADSAAARAVVVSGVPEGLLDCGTMADKLVIHFQRARSGGGDVAAIQYPTSFRGVAFVMFEEQKDAARVLQVQQVLQDEALPKGYPLTVFQFTQDVFCYAFAEVDFSLFSDHERLIEDLQATHRCVRISSLQPHGRALLEGPFKALKEVREALLRAGGYESPLGSREVQLSPERSGKPSVMDPPGQRECSVWVDTNVFRYIQHFRQEDFDLCLRKYDVAPAIEVQGEVTKVTLSTKGQPCVGAQAELELLIAGLQPRLRTQIIQHTSDDRRQREELLRICKESNHIHDTVLIIPSEAHIEIVGPSSSCFLFCQMVEGKLKAASADGSDTALGAAASSSSYNTGRLREPYSLRSGPMDPIRSPEYH, encoded by the exons ATGACGGCAGACAGCGCCGCAGCCCGGGCCGTGGTGGTGTCCGGGGTCCCGGAGGGGCTGCTGGACTGCGGCACCATGGCGGACAAGCTGGTCATCCACTTCCAAAGAGCCAGGAGCGGAGGCGGGGACGTGGCGGCCATCCAGTACCCCACATCCTTCAGGGGTGTCGCCTTCGTCATGTTTGAAGAGCAGAAAG ATGCAGCCCGGGTTCTGCAAGTGCAACAGGTGCTGCAAGATGAAGCATTGCCAAAGGGCTATCCTCTGACCGTGTTTCAGTTCACTCAGGAT GTGTTTTGCTATGCGTTCGCAGAAGTGGACTTCTCCCTGTTCAGTGATCATGAGCGGCTGATCGAGGATCTTCAGGCGACACACCGCTGTGTCAGGATCTCCTCTCTGCAGCCACACGGCAGGGCTCTGCTGGAGGGGCCCTTCAAAGCCTTGAAGGAAGTGAGGGAAGCGCTCTTAAGAGCTGGTGGGTATGAGAGTCCTCTCGGCAGCAGAGAGGTTCAGCTAAGCCCAGAGAGGTCGGGGAAACCGTCAGTAATGGACCCCCCCGGCCAACGGGAGTGCTCGGTTTGGGTGGATACCAACGTGTTCAGGTACATTCAGCATTTCAGGCAGGAAGACTTTGATCTGTGTTTGCGTAAGTATGACGTCGCGCCTGCCATAGAGGTGCAAGGAGAGGTGACCAAAGTTACTCTGAGCACCAAAGGGCAGCCTTGTGTCGGAGCCCAGGCAGAGCTTGAGCTGCTGATCGCCGGCCTGCAGCCGCGTCTGAGGACTCAGATCATCCAGCACACCAGTGACGACCGACGCCAGCGGGAGGAGCTGTTACGGATCTGTAAGGAATCGAACCACATTCATGACACGGTTCTTATCATTCCGTCAGAAGCTCATATTGAGATCGTCGGCCCGTCTTCCAGCTGTTTCTTGTTCTGTCAGATGGTCGAGGGCAAACTGAAGGCTGCATCCGCTGACGGTTCAGACACGGCTTTGGGTGCAGccgcctcctccagctcctATAACACGGGGCGACTAAGAGAGCCATATTCTCTCCGCAGTGGACCAATGGACCCGATCCGTAGCCCAGAATACCATTGA
- the nmi gene encoding N-myc-interactor isoform X2 yields the protein MGSNEDTASPLLNGNQELKAALEELEEWKLKHEKADTEKSRLILEKLDTEENKKRAEREALDLLKQQDLNTHAFNNKKKTMEEGLLDIQKKNDALKQKLKDYEEQLQLKKNEQASLQQQHKIIAEIPEKKVKFTKTRNSEDSEDSEDSVNIEGQFTIIQRPSITLKGGQALITFEEEKVAQRILKIPKCTVTFDNAKMDVKPFNVMMDPSVKFEVHFSVSKKTVKFSNAPPVLSDERMRDRLEMSFSKPSLGGGEVESVEYNKESGTGLVTFLNTGVAERLTLKKKYPVDTGHPCREIRVSPDFQYQMRKFQTFCGVSKRTVLLAGIEDALDEEDLQDNLEIHFQKPSNYGGEVESIRYISKTTGSAEAYFNEDTVEAE from the exons atgggTTCAAACGAAGATACGGCTTCTCCACTTTTAAATGGAAAC CAGGAACTCAAAGCAGCTTTGGAAGAACTGGAAGAGTGGAAG CTAAAGCACGAAAAGGCAGACACTGAAAAGTCCAGGCTGATTTTGGAAAAATTGGATacagaagaaaataagaaaagagcCGAGAGGGAGGCATTGGATCTCCTCAAACAGCAGGATCTTAATACCCACGCgtttaataacaaaaaaaagacaatggAG GAAGGGCTTCTGGACATTCAGAAAAAGAATGATGCGCTGAAACAAAAACTGAAGGACTATGAAGAACAGCTACAACTGAAGAAAAATGAACAAGCATCTCTCCAGCAACAGCATAAG ATAATCGCAGAAATCCCAGAAAAGAAAGTGAAGTTCACCAAAACCAGAAACTCCGAAGACTCCGAAGACTCTGAAGACTCTGTCAACATTGAAGGCCAGTTCACCATTATACAGAGACCCTCGATCACTCTGAAGGGAGGCCAGGCACTCATCACCTTTGAGGAAGAGAAAG TGGCACAAAGAATCTTAAAAATACCCAAGTGCACAGTGACGTTTGACAACGCCAAGATGGACGTGAAGCCGTTCAATGTGATGATGGATCCCTCTGTCAAATTTGAG GTGCACTTCAGTGTGTCAAAGAAGACCGTTAAGTTTTCGAACGCTCCTCCCGTTTTATCAGATGAGAGGATGAGAGACAGGCTGGAGATGAGCTTCTCAAAGCCCAgtctgggaggtggggaggtgGAGTCTGTGGAATACAACAAGGAGTCCGGGACAGGCCTCGTGACGTTTCTTAACACTGGAG TGGCAGAAAGATTAACTCTCAAGAAAAAATACCCAGTGGATACAGGGCACCCATGCAGAGAGATCCGTGTCAGCCCGGACTTCCAGTATCAGATGAGAAAATTCCAG ACATTCTGTGGCGTGTCCAAACGCACGGTCCTGCTGGCAGGCATTGAAGATGCCCTTGATGAGGAGGACCTGCAGGACAATTTGGAGATCCATTTTCAGAAACCCAGCAACTACGGGGGGGAGGTGGAGAGCATCAGATACATTTCCAAAACCACCGGAAGTGCCGAGGCCTACTTTAATGAAGACACTGTTGAAGCGGAATAG